The proteins below come from a single Eucalyptus grandis isolate ANBG69807.140 chromosome 3, ASM1654582v1, whole genome shotgun sequence genomic window:
- the LOC104438755 gene encoding uncharacterized protein LOC104438755 gives MCNRRVACLSESPPQPEHAVVGQRDDRRGGVCSAAMDCPSAAAAAAPPLSDHGSHASSNDEAPRFKFLCSFGGCIMPRPQDGKLRYVGGETRIVCLPRDITYEELIYKMKELYEAAAVLKYQQPDEDLDALVSVVNDDDVTNMMEEYDKLGSGEGVSRLRIFLFSNLEQDGLTQYIDGVERDTERRYVDALNNMNDPSEFWRQQPSESALMRAVDDIHVAEQFFNPMSLEGSIHSQRNSDMPVIPFNLHQLTVPHMGSGQYQQPVNQRYGEMDPQWSPVYYSPRHHGRHDPKADFPSSPSSARFAMSFGELPDRGMDRMPDDQVRPQAIHQPTYDHQGHVPDHLVWLHAAGGDKAGFPGGILNGANAFDGSSTCEHCRMSLPRNHSHIEQPHMGNCPNLENHVLNTSGNLHHGIYQKEQIDPHVPYKDGWILQNQLGPQVEDARAHISGAGRLNDHYLADGPSSNFHVGPTNLTDGRHSPRQYAHQCAGPELGNEMYHDQAVATQLHVPLPEEYYVRYGNVAPDSMYPVSHGHVPPHGMWRNVQNPVYGAPPYEASGTPQLINGAVSPVLLRTPEESPRLVRAIDNQNIFSEPLPNALAFDGNAVTEFSPGNGSKLNFNTLQENRHACVEETGHSPRVPFVSIPESRNINHVTDVMGKDMSNITAEGRETSNEQGQADPCQERDKVLGSKPVEVTSSPVENGGSIVGLANKDSSSPKEKLETPVNHMSILPELIDSVKRAALEGEEANAGAKEKKGPPDEKAIEEGNDTESDVVNTQGEPELDSDNDGNLKIEPTKAEEEAIARGLQTIRNEDLEEIRVLGSGTYGAVYHGKWKGSDVAVKRIKASCFAGRPSERERLISDFWREALILSSLHHPNVVSFYGIVRDGPDGSLATVTEFMVNGSLKQFLQKKDRTIDRRKRLIIAMDAAFGMEYLHGKNIVHFDLKCENLLVNMRDPQRPVCKIGDLGLSKVKQHTLVSGGVRGTLPWMAPELLSGKSNMVTEKIDVYSFGIVMWELLTGEEPYSDLHCASIIGGIVNNSLRPQIPAWCDPEWKSLMESSWASDPSERPSFSDISQKLRSMAAAINVK, from the exons ATGTGTAATAGGAGAGTCGCGTGCCTGAGCGAGTCGCCCCCGCAGCCTGAGCACGCCGTCGTCGGCCAGCGAGACGATCGTCGGGGTGGTGTTTGCTCGGCGGCGATGGATTGTccctcggcggcggcggcggcggctcctcCGCTGTCGGACCACGGCTCACACGCGAGCTCCAACGACGAGGCTCCGCGTTTCAAGTTCTTGTGCAGCTTCGGGGGCTGCATAATGCCCCGCCCGCAGGACGGGAAATTGCGGTACGTGGGCGGGGAGACCAGGATCGTGTGCCTGCCTAGGGATATTACTTATGAGGAGTTGATTTATAAGATGAAAGAGCTCTATGAAGCTGCGGCGGTTCTGAAATATCAGCAGCCTGATGAAGATCTCGACGCGCTGGTCTCGGTTGTCAATGACGATGACGTGACTAATATGATGGAAGAGTATGATAAGTTAGGTTCTGGCGAAGGGGTGAGTAGGCTCAGGATCTTTCTCTTCTCGAACTTGGAGCAAGATGGCTTGACACAGTATATAGACGGAGTCGAGAGGGATACTGAGCGAAGGTATGTCGATGCCTTGAACAATATGAACGACCCATCGGAGTTTTGGAGGCAACAGCCGTCTGAGTCTGCTCTGATGAGGGCTGTCGATGATATTCACGTAGCTGAACAGTTCTTTAACCCGATGAGTTTGGAGGGAAGCATCCACAGCCAGAGAAACAGTGACATGCCTGTGATACCGTTTAACTTGCATCAACTAACAGTTCCACATATGGGTTCAGGACAGTATCAGCAACCTGTTAATCAGAGGTACGGTGAAATGGATCCCCAGTGGAGTCCAGTTTACTATTCCCCAAGGCATCATGGGCGCCATGACCCAAAAGCTGActttccatcttctccttcttctgcaCGATTCGCTATGTCCTTCGGAGAATTACCAGACAGAGGTATGGATAGAATGCCGGATGACCAGGTTCGGCCTCAGGCAATCCATCAGCCAACCTATGACCACCAAGGACACGTTCCTGACCATTTAGTATGGTTGCATGCTGCTGGAGGGGACAAGGCTGGTTTTCCGGGAGGCATATTAAATGGTGCTAATGCTTTTGATGGAAGCAGTACCTGTGAGCACTGTCGGATGTCTCTGCCCAGAAATCACTCACATATAGAGCAACCTCACATGGGGAACTGCCCGAATTTGGAAAATCACGTGTTAAATACCAGCGGTAATTTACACCATGGAATTTACCAGAAGGAGCAGATTGATCCACATGTTCCCTATAAGGATGGTTGGATCTTGCAGAATCAGCTAGGTCCGCAGGTAGAAGATGCAAGAGCACACATCTCTGGAGCTGGAAGGTTGAATGATCATTATCTTGCCGATGGTCCAAGCTCCAACTTTCATGTTGGCCCCACTAATTTAACTGACGGGCGTCACTCACCACGACAGTATGCTCATCAGTGTGCTGGACCTGAATTGGGCAATGAAATGTATCATGACCAGGCTGTGGCTACTCAGTTACACGTTCCTCTTCCTGAAGAATACTATGTTAGATATGGAAATGTGGCTCCTGACAGCATGTACCCAGTCTCGCATGGACACGTGCCTCCCCATGGAATGTGGAGAAATGTTCAGAATCCCGTGTATGGTGCTCCTCCTTATGAAGCCTCTGGCACACCTCAGCTAATAAATGGTGCTGTTAGCCCAGTATTACTCCGTACACCGGAGGAAAGTCCAAGGCTTGTTAGGGCAATagacaatcaaaatattttttccgaACCCTTGCCAAATGCATTGGCTTTTGATGGGAATGCTGTCACTGAATTTTCTCCTGGGAATGGTTCGAAATTGAACTTCAATACTCTTCAAGAGAACAGGCATGCATGTGTTGAGGAAACTGGCCATTCACCGAGGGTCCCTTTTGTCAGCATTCCCGAATCAAGAAATATAAATCATGTCACCGATGTCATGGGGAAAGATATGAGCAATATTACAGCAGAAGGTAGGGAGACCAGTAATGAGCAGGGCCAGGCTGATCCTTGTCAAGAGAGAGATAAAGTTTTAGGCTCCAAACCTGTGGAGGTCACTAGTAGCCCAGTGGAAAATGGTGGGAGTATTGTTGGACTGGCTAACAAAGATTCCTCTTCTCCTAAAGAGAAATTGGAGACGCCAGTTAACCACATGAGCATCCTACCTGAGTTGATCGATTCCGTGAAGAGAGCCGCATTAGAAGGAGAGGAGGCAAATGCTGgagccaaagagaaaaaaggtcCTCCAGATGAGAAAGCTATAGAAGAAGGAAACGATACTGAATCTGATGTGGTG AACACCCAAGGAGAGCCGGAGTTGGATTCTGATAATGACggtaatttaaaaatagagCCAACCAAGGCCGAGGAAGAAGCCATAGCCAGAGGATTGCAG ACGATCAGAAATGAAGATCTGGAAGAAATCCGAGTCCTAGGATCCGGAACATATGGAGCAGTGTACCATGGAAAATGGAAGGGTTCTGATGTAGCtgtaaaaagaataaaagcgAGCTGCTTTGCTGGGAGACCTTCGGAACGAGAACGCTTG ATATCTGATTTTTGGAGGGAGGCCTTGATATTGAGTTCCTTGCATCATCCAAATGTCGTTTCCTTCTACGGTATAGTACGAGATGGTCCAGATGGATCGTTGGCAACTGTGACGGAGTTTATGGTCAATGGATCTCTGAAGCAATTTTTGCAGAAGAAAGACAG GACTATTGATCGTCGCAAAAGACTCATCATAGCTATGGATGCGGCATTTGGAATGGAGTATTTGCATGGAAAGAACATTGTACATTTTGATTTGAAATGTGAAAATCTTTTAGTAAACATGAGAGATCCTCAAAGGCCTGTCTGCAAG ATTGGTGATCTGGGATTGTCGAAGGTAAAGCAACACACGTTGGTATCGGGAGGTGTTCGCGGCACATTACCCTGGATGGCACCTGAGCTTCTCAGTGGGAAAAGTAACATGGTAACTGAAAAG ATTGATGTTTACTCCTTTGGGATTGTTATGTGGGAATTGCTTACCGGGGAAGAACCTTATTCAGATTTGCACTGTGCCTCTATTATTG GAGGTATAGTAAACAACTCTTTACGTCCACAAATTCCGGCATGGTGTGATCCTGAATGGAAATCCTTGATGGAGAGTTCTTGGGCCTCGGACCCATCAGAAAGACCATCTTTTTCAGATATATCTCAGAAGCTGAGGAGTATGGCTGCCGCAATTAACGTGAAATAA